The Fortiea contorta PCC 7126 genome has a segment encoding these proteins:
- a CDS encoding DUF4870 domain-containing protein gives MKEKPKPQQRLWAMFCHFSALLAWILLFGLVFLGIPLYLPLNIFVPFVIWQLNKAKSPWIDFQGKEALNFQISLTFYTLIVIIVSLLTMLIICAIAVTSNSGGNQLKTVLNSLIVVWFYLTTIILVTQLFLVNFAAAKAYNGQYYRYPLTLRFLR, from the coding sequence ATGAAAGAAAAACCCAAACCACAACAGCGTCTCTGGGCGATGTTCTGTCATTTTTCGGCTTTGTTAGCATGGATACTCTTATTTGGTTTAGTGTTTCTCGGTATTCCCTTATATTTACCTTTAAATATCTTCGTCCCTTTTGTAATTTGGCAATTAAATAAAGCCAAATCTCCCTGGATTGATTTTCAAGGTAAAGAAGCTTTAAATTTTCAAATTTCTCTCACATTTTATACTTTAATTGTCATCATTGTTTCCTTATTAACCATGCTAATTATCTGTGCCATAGCAGTAACTAGCAATAGTGGAGGAAATCAATTGAAAACAGTTTTAAACAGTTTAATAGTTGTGTGGTTTTATCTAACTACAATCATCTTAGTCACGCAATTATTTTTAGTTAACTTTGCCGCCGCCAAAGCTTACAATGGGCAGTATTATCGTTATCCTTTGACACTGAGATTTTTAAGATAA
- a CDS encoding DUF1822 family protein, translating into MTTFTFANPTDLILEIPHTTHNQAFSNSASRYQAEINQLCLNAVLPWLQADLSTQAQVWPNNAALSSFWELVNGTAITLEASRLILIPSETIDLSEMRVPQEWVDLPSWAGDYYLAVQVEAEEGYVRVWGYCTHAQLKDKGNYDSGDRTYALDATDLNGDISVFAVARELCPQIATRGAILQIPTLPQTQAQNLITRLANSQILTPRLAIPFPLWGGLIEHGGWRQSLYQQRLGLPEQWSVLQWLQSGVSQAAENLGWGRLNLQLSAAGARSVETAENVVAFARQLAIAGQLYDLTITPQGEADEIIWRFELRNATVGAAIPGGFKLRLLTEDLQPFPDNEDIATTAVTQLFVEVALEPGEGIVWEIEPLPESYEQEILKF; encoded by the coding sequence ATGACTACATTTACATTTGCTAACCCAACTGATTTAATATTAGAAATTCCTCACACCACACACAATCAAGCTTTTTCTAACTCAGCTTCTCGCTATCAAGCAGAAATTAATCAACTTTGTCTGAATGCAGTTTTACCTTGGTTACAAGCAGATTTATCAACACAAGCTCAAGTCTGGCCGAATAACGCTGCTTTATCAAGTTTTTGGGAACTGGTAAATGGAACCGCAATTACACTAGAAGCCAGTCGCTTGATCTTGATTCCTAGCGAAACCATCGACTTGAGTGAAATGCGCGTCCCCCAAGAGTGGGTAGATTTACCAAGCTGGGCTGGTGATTATTATTTAGCAGTACAGGTGGAAGCCGAGGAAGGCTATGTCAGAGTTTGGGGTTACTGTACCCATGCTCAACTGAAAGATAAAGGTAATTATGACTCAGGCGATCGCACTTATGCTTTAGATGCTACTGATTTAAATGGAGACATTAGTGTGTTCGCTGTAGCGCGAGAACTGTGTCCACAAATAGCCACCCGTGGAGCCATCTTACAGATACCTACTCTACCACAAACCCAAGCGCAAAACCTGATCACTCGCCTAGCAAATTCTCAAATCCTTACACCCCGGTTAGCTATCCCCTTTCCACTTTGGGGCGGGTTAATTGAACATGGCGGTTGGCGACAAAGCTTATATCAACAACGTTTGGGATTACCAGAACAGTGGTCAGTGCTGCAGTGGTTGCAAAGCGGCGTTTCTCAAGCAGCAGAAAACCTAGGTTGGGGACGGTTGAATTTACAACTGAGTGCAGCTGGGGCGCGGAGTGTGGAAACAGCAGAAAATGTAGTGGCTTTTGCTCGTCAATTAGCGATCGCTGGACAATTATACGACCTCACCATCACCCCACAAGGCGAAGCCGACGAAATAATTTGGCGCTTTGAGTTACGTAACGCCACCGTCGGCGCCGCTATCCCTGGTGGTTTTAAACTCAGACTACTCACCGAAGATTTGCAACCCTTCCCCGACAATGAAGATATCGCCACAACCGCTGTCACACAACTGTTTGTGGAAGTTGCTTTAGAACCCGGTGAAGGTATAGTCTGGGAAATTGAACCCCTCCCCGAAAGCTATGAGCAAGAAATACTCAAATTTTAA
- a CDS encoding sigma-70 family RNA polymerase sigma factor, with the protein MQPRQSTIETFSTFVEFAADRFSRWATESRLRSSMQSCVNRTPQETSSAFWALYWYKLWQTSATQTIAQQHLAAYLQEPCYWVCQKTVNNFASTQYQLSDCFQMAIAQIDKVLKGFNPNQGFTLKNYASPIFASAIRETLRQRHEVDICTDWGLLRKISQKRLQESLENAGLSPAEIPGYIIAWNAYKTLYIPTTTGTSRKITRPEDQTWEAIAKNYNSQTSQNVNPQTIEKWLLNAAKATRRYLYPTPESLNVSKSSDDSWELLDNLPGTQQESIINEIIAQEEEQTRTSQQSEINQILVQAIAQLEPDLQKILQLYYAQQQNQDKIAKQLEIKQYTVSRRLTKARETLLRSLANWSQNTLHISITPDLLKTMSTVMEEWLQNYYMKYEV; encoded by the coding sequence ATGCAACCTCGGCAAAGCACTATTGAAACTTTTTCCACTTTTGTAGAATTCGCTGCTGATCGCTTTAGTCGTTGGGCTACAGAATCTAGATTGCGTAGTAGTATGCAAAGTTGCGTCAACCGCACACCACAAGAAACATCTTCAGCTTTTTGGGCGCTTTATTGGTATAAATTATGGCAGACATCTGCAACCCAAACCATAGCCCAACAACATCTCGCAGCTTACTTACAAGAACCTTGTTACTGGGTATGCCAAAAAACAGTCAATAATTTCGCCAGTACACAATACCAATTATCAGACTGTTTTCAGATGGCGATCGCCCAAATTGATAAAGTCCTCAAAGGGTTCAATCCTAATCAAGGCTTTACCTTAAAAAACTACGCCAGTCCCATCTTTGCAAGTGCTATCCGCGAAACCTTGCGCCAACGCCACGAAGTTGATATCTGTACAGATTGGGGACTATTACGAAAAATCTCACAAAAACGGTTACAAGAATCTTTAGAAAACGCCGGCTTATCTCCCGCAGAAATTCCCGGTTATATCATCGCTTGGAACGCCTACAAAACCCTTTATATCCCCACCACAACCGGAACTTCACGCAAAATTACTCGCCCCGAAGACCAGACCTGGGAAGCGATCGCTAAAAATTACAACTCTCAAACTAGCCAAAATGTCAATCCCCAAACCATAGAAAAATGGCTACTAAACGCCGCCAAAGCCACACGTCGATATCTCTATCCCACACCAGAATCTCTCAACGTTTCCAAAAGCAGCGATGATTCCTGGGAATTGCTAGACAATCTCCCCGGAACCCAACAAGAATCCATCATTAACGAAATTATCGCCCAAGAAGAAGAACAAACCAGAACTTCTCAACAAAGCGAAATTAATCAAATTTTAGTCCAGGCGATCGCCCAATTAGAACCAGACCTGCAAAAAATCCTGCAACTTTACTACGCTCAACAACAAAACCAAGACAAAATCGCCAAACAACTAGAAATCAAACAATACACCGTCTCCCGACGACTCACCAAAGCCAGAGAAACCCTCTTACGTTCCCTAGCTAACTGGAGTCAAAACACGTTGCATATTTCCATCACCCCAGACCTACTCAAAACCATGAGTACAGTAATGGAAGAATGGTTGCAAAACTACTATATGAAGTATGAAGTATGA